The following are encoded together in the Bradyrhizobium sp. CCGUVB1N3 genome:
- a CDS encoding acyl-CoA dehydrogenase family protein: MSSVAKVIRRDWLDWPFFEPRHQAIGEALDRFVQSGVLDKIDHADVDGACRRLVRAMGEVGLLDCAVAAPDGGATTIDSRSICLSRESLAYADGLADFAFAMQGLGSGAIALGASAELRKAVLPKVRSGEWLSAFALSEKEAGSDVAAMSCAARADGDDYVINGEKTWISNGGIADVYTLFARTGEAPGARGISAFVVFPSDPGFGIAERIDVIAPHPLATLRLTNCRIPASRRLGAPGGGFKLAMQTLDIFRASVAAAALGFARRALDEALSHAQSRHMFDATLGDLQLTQAALGDMATDTDAAALLTYRAAWRRDVQRLPTTREAAMAKLTATETAQRVIDRAVQMFGGRGVRKGEIVESLYREIRALRIYEGATEVQKLIVGRELLKPR; the protein is encoded by the coding sequence ATGAGCTCCGTTGCCAAGGTGATCAGGCGCGACTGGCTGGACTGGCCGTTCTTCGAACCGCGCCATCAGGCGATCGGCGAGGCGCTCGACCGCTTCGTGCAGTCGGGGGTCCTCGACAAGATCGACCACGCCGATGTCGACGGCGCCTGCCGCAGGCTCGTGCGCGCGATGGGCGAGGTGGGACTGCTCGATTGCGCCGTTGCCGCGCCTGATGGCGGCGCGACAACGATCGACTCCCGCTCGATCTGCCTGTCGCGCGAGTCGCTCGCCTACGCCGATGGGCTTGCCGATTTCGCCTTTGCGATGCAGGGGCTCGGCTCCGGCGCGATCGCGCTCGGCGCCTCGGCGGAGCTGCGCAAGGCCGTGCTGCCAAAAGTTCGATCGGGCGAATGGCTGTCAGCCTTCGCGCTGTCGGAGAAGGAGGCGGGGTCGGACGTTGCGGCCATGTCCTGCGCCGCGCGCGCCGACGGCGACGATTACGTCATCAACGGCGAGAAGACCTGGATATCGAACGGCGGTATCGCCGACGTCTACACGTTGTTCGCGCGAACCGGAGAGGCGCCGGGCGCTCGGGGCATTTCGGCCTTCGTCGTCTTCCCCAGTGATCCCGGCTTCGGCATTGCCGAGCGTATCGACGTCATCGCGCCGCATCCGCTGGCGACGTTGCGCCTTACGAACTGCCGGATCCCGGCGAGCCGTCGGCTTGGTGCGCCCGGAGGCGGCTTCAAGCTCGCCATGCAGACGCTCGACATTTTTCGCGCGTCCGTTGCGGCCGCGGCGCTCGGTTTTGCGCGGCGCGCGCTCGATGAGGCGCTGTCGCACGCGCAGAGCCGGCACATGTTCGATGCAACGCTCGGCGATCTCCAGTTGACCCAGGCCGCGCTCGGCGACATGGCAACCGACACCGATGCCGCAGCGCTCCTGACCTACCGTGCGGCCTGGCGCCGCGACGTTCAGAGGCTTCCAACCACCCGCGAAGCTGCGATGGCGAAGCTGACGGCGACCGAGACCGCGCAGCGCGTCATCGACCGTGCCGTGCAGATGTTCGGCGGACGCGGCGTTCGCAAGGGCGAAATCGTCGAGAGCCTCTATCGCGAAATCCGCGCGCTGCGGATCTACGAGGGTGCGACCGAGGTCCAGAAACTGATCGTCGGGCGCGAGCTATTGAAGCCGCGCTGA
- a CDS encoding bifunctional salicylyl-CoA 5-hydroxylase/oxidoreductase, with the protein MRIVSIGGGPAGLYLGLLMKRRHPEHVVTVVERNKPYDTFGWGVVFSDAMMQAMRIADPESAAEIEDAFNHWDDIELVFKGTRQRTTGHGFIGIGRKHLLNILQRRCEALGVELVFEREVESDLEFPDADLIVASDGVNSRIRTRYAEQFQPDMAIRPNRFIWLGTKKLFDAFTFDFQKTEHGWFQAHIYKFDGETSTFIVETTEEAFKAHGLDQLDQQGSIEFCEKVFAETLDGAKLLTNARHLRGSAWLNFSRLICGKWSVFNGRSHVVLMGDAAHTAHFAIGSGTKLALDDAIELANQFDRHGHSRDKVETVLEAYEEVRRVDVARIQNAARNAMEWFEVVGRRYADTLEPPQFFYSMLTRSQRISHENLRLRDRAWLEGFERWFAARSGIAVKDGERVPPPMLTPHRVRGLSLANRIMVSPMAMYSAQDGLINDFHIAHLGARAMGGAGLVFAEMTCVSPDARITPGCLGLWNDAQAAQWRRLVDLVHGVGHAKVGIQLGHAGRKGATRVPWEGIDQPLESGDWPLISASPLSYLPHSQLPRAMARSDMDRVRDDFVAATRRAAAAGVEWLELHCAHGYLLSSFLSPLTNRRTDEYGGSHDNRARFPLEVFRAMRAAWPSDRPMSVRLSCHDWTEGGNMPADAAIFAAMFKEAGADVIDCSSGQVWKEERPIYGRLFQTPFADLIRNEVGVETIAVGAISEADHANSILAAGRADLCAIARPHLADPAWTLHEAARIGITAVTWPKQYLSAKGQYETNLARAAAVAAQEISK; encoded by the coding sequence ATGCGCATAGTCTCTATCGGCGGTGGCCCGGCCGGGCTCTATCTGGGCCTCCTGATGAAGCGCCGGCACCCGGAGCACGTCGTCACCGTCGTCGAGCGCAACAAGCCCTACGACACGTTCGGCTGGGGCGTGGTGTTCTCCGATGCGATGATGCAGGCGATGCGGATTGCCGATCCCGAAAGCGCCGCTGAGATCGAGGACGCCTTCAATCATTGGGACGACATTGAGCTCGTCTTCAAGGGGACGCGCCAGCGCACGACCGGCCATGGTTTCATTGGCATCGGACGCAAGCACCTGCTCAACATCCTGCAGCGGCGTTGCGAGGCGCTGGGCGTCGAGCTCGTCTTCGAGCGCGAGGTCGAGTCCGATCTCGAATTCCCCGACGCCGACCTGATCGTCGCTTCCGACGGCGTCAATTCCAGGATCCGCACGCGCTACGCCGAGCAATTCCAGCCCGATATGGCGATCCGGCCAAACCGCTTCATCTGGCTCGGCACCAAAAAACTGTTCGACGCCTTTACGTTCGACTTCCAGAAGACCGAGCATGGCTGGTTCCAGGCGCATATCTACAAGTTCGACGGCGAGACCTCGACCTTCATCGTGGAGACGACGGAGGAGGCCTTCAAGGCTCACGGGCTCGACCAGCTCGACCAGCAGGGCTCGATCGAATTCTGCGAGAAGGTTTTTGCCGAAACGCTGGATGGGGCGAAGCTCCTCACCAACGCACGGCATCTGCGCGGCTCGGCCTGGCTCAACTTCAGCCGCCTGATCTGCGGCAAATGGAGCGTGTTCAATGGCCGGTCCCATGTCGTGCTGATGGGCGATGCCGCGCACACCGCGCATTTCGCGATCGGCTCGGGCACCAAGCTCGCGCTCGACGACGCCATCGAGCTCGCCAATCAGTTCGATCGCCATGGCCACAGCCGCGACAAGGTCGAAACTGTGCTGGAAGCCTACGAGGAGGTGCGCCGCGTCGACGTCGCGCGCATCCAGAATGCTGCCCGCAACGCCATGGAATGGTTCGAGGTGGTCGGCCGGCGCTATGCCGATACGCTCGAGCCGCCGCAGTTCTTCTATTCGATGCTGACGCGCTCGCAACGCATCAGCCACGAGAACCTTCGCCTGCGCGATCGCGCATGGCTGGAAGGTTTTGAGCGCTGGTTTGCCGCGCGCTCAGGTATCGCGGTCAAGGACGGCGAACGCGTGCCGCCGCCGATGCTGACGCCGCACCGCGTGCGTGGGCTTAGCCTTGCGAACCGCATCATGGTCTCGCCGATGGCAATGTATTCGGCGCAGGATGGGCTCATCAACGACTTCCACATCGCCCATCTCGGGGCGCGCGCCATGGGCGGTGCCGGGCTGGTCTTTGCCGAGATGACCTGCGTCTCGCCGGATGCGCGGATCACGCCGGGTTGCCTTGGTCTATGGAACGACGCCCAAGCGGCGCAGTGGCGCCGCCTGGTCGATCTCGTCCATGGCGTAGGACACGCCAAGGTCGGCATTCAGCTTGGTCACGCCGGGCGTAAGGGTGCGACCAGGGTCCCCTGGGAGGGGATCGATCAGCCGCTGGAGTCGGGAGATTGGCCGCTGATCTCCGCATCGCCGTTGTCCTATCTGCCCCATAGCCAGTTGCCGCGGGCGATGGCGCGCAGCGACATGGACCGCGTGCGCGACGATTTTGTCGCCGCAACCCGCCGTGCGGCTGCGGCCGGCGTCGAGTGGCTCGAGCTCCATTGCGCCCATGGCTATCTGCTGTCGAGCTTCCTGTCGCCGTTGACCAACCGGCGGACCGACGAATACGGCGGCAGCCACGACAACCGTGCGCGCTTTCCGCTCGAGGTGTTCAGGGCGATGCGCGCGGCGTGGCCGTCCGATCGCCCGATGTCGGTGCGCCTGTCCTGCCACGACTGGACCGAGGGCGGCAACATGCCGGCCGATGCGGCGATCTTCGCCGCAATGTTCAAGGAGGCGGGCGCCGACGTGATCGATTGTTCGTCGGGACAGGTGTGGAAGGAGGAGCGGCCGATCTATGGACGCCTGTTCCAGACGCCGTTCGCCGACCTGATCCGCAACGAGGTGGGTGTCGAGACCATCGCGGTCGGCGCAATCTCCGAAGCCGATCACGCCAACTCGATCCTCGCCGCAGGCCGCGCGGATCTCTGCGCCATTGCGCGACCACACCTGGCGGATCCTGCCTGGACGCTGCACGAAGCGGCGCGCATCGGCATCACCGCGGTCACCTGGCCCAAGCAATATCTGTCCGCCAAGGGCCAATATGAAACCAATCTCGCCCGCGCCGCAGCAGTGGCCGCGCAGGAGATCTCAAAATGA
- a CDS encoding amidohydrolase produces MRYDGPIIDAHHHLWDLSLGRHHWLAVSAGQRGGLGDLASLRRNYLPEDYRRDAVRQNVVGSVHVEAGWASDDCLGETRWLETLDKTNRIADRYVVHVPLASAQAPALIEAQARFSRVVGVRDILSWSEDPARRFAARGDFIDDPQWRSGLARLKSHELAFELMVFPDQLAQAEKLERDFPNQLLVLNHCGSPIDRDPEGMLRWRKALASLGRAPNVSIKISDLVAYDHHWTLESLAEVVLHCLECFGVARAMFASDFPVARLHASFDEVYEAFKTIVSQLSADEQTALFFANAARFYRFDASSSSTRLST; encoded by the coding sequence TTGAGGTATGACGGTCCCATCATCGACGCACATCATCACCTTTGGGACCTGAGCCTCGGCCGGCATCATTGGCTCGCGGTCAGCGCCGGTCAACGTGGCGGTCTCGGTGACCTTGCGTCTCTCCGACGCAACTATCTGCCCGAGGACTATCGCCGCGATGCGGTGCGGCAAAACGTCGTCGGCAGCGTTCACGTGGAAGCCGGTTGGGCGAGCGACGACTGCCTCGGTGAAACGCGGTGGCTCGAAACGCTCGACAAGACGAATCGCATCGCGGACCGCTATGTCGTTCACGTTCCGCTGGCGAGCGCGCAAGCGCCGGCCTTGATCGAGGCACAGGCGCGCTTTTCGCGCGTTGTTGGCGTCCGCGATATCTTGAGTTGGAGCGAGGACCCCGCGCGCCGTTTCGCCGCTCGGGGTGATTTCATCGACGATCCGCAATGGCGCTCCGGCCTCGCACGGCTTAAGTCTCACGAACTTGCCTTCGAGCTGATGGTCTTCCCCGATCAGCTTGCTCAGGCGGAAAAATTGGAACGGGACTTTCCGAACCAGCTTCTCGTTCTCAACCATTGCGGAAGCCCGATCGACCGCGATCCCGAGGGCATGCTGCGTTGGCGAAAGGCTCTCGCGAGCCTGGGCCGCGCACCCAATGTGTCGATCAAGATATCCGATCTCGTGGCCTATGATCATCACTGGACGCTCGAAAGTCTGGCCGAAGTGGTCCTCCACTGCCTCGAGTGTTTCGGTGTCGCGCGAGCGATGTTTGCCAGCGACTTCCCAGTCGCGAGGCTGCACGCTTCGTTCGATGAGGTGTACGAGGCCTTCAAGACCATCGTCTCCCAGCTTTCTGCCGACGAGCAAACGGCTCTGTTCTTTGCCAATGCGGCGCGCTTCTATCGGTTCGACGCCTCGTCATCTTCGACGCGTCTCTCGACCTGA
- a CDS encoding ABC transporter permease, which translates to MSAAGSAPRLYWPAQRQRNRGVKGLLTVVAAFLALYAYLFPGLISVSGVAKFSQSWLPLVLVSMAQAILMLAGGVSLAIGAMVSLGAVIAATTMAGPLGVAGGAALVIVAGLVTGAACGIIVVRLGLPAIVVTLAASFIVGGAALLILPRPGGAIPAWLSDSLAGETPVAALLVILAVVLWKLYLATPLGLSLYAAGENSVSAYRAGVPVDAARIAAYAVSGLLSTCAGLFVAAQTGSGDPVIGEAFTLNSIAAAVLGGVGFLGGRGAMRGAVAGSLLLSVMINVMYFLGFPPVAHYIAQGLIIVGAVALPEFTARRSSL; encoded by the coding sequence ATGAGCGCGGCCGGAAGTGCACCGCGGCTCTATTGGCCGGCACAACGACAGCGCAACCGTGGCGTCAAAGGCCTCTTGACCGTCGTGGCGGCATTTCTGGCTCTTTACGCCTATCTCTTCCCCGGCCTCATCAGCGTGAGCGGCGTCGCGAAATTTTCGCAGAGCTGGCTGCCGCTCGTGCTGGTCTCGATGGCACAAGCAATTCTCATGCTTGCCGGCGGCGTCAGCCTGGCGATCGGCGCGATGGTCAGCCTGGGCGCGGTCATCGCCGCGACCACGATGGCCGGGCCGCTCGGCGTCGCCGGTGGCGCGGCTTTGGTGATTGTCGCAGGCCTCGTCACCGGCGCGGCTTGCGGAATAATCGTCGTGCGTCTTGGCCTGCCCGCCATCGTCGTCACGCTCGCTGCCTCTTTCATAGTTGGCGGCGCCGCCCTGCTGATCTTGCCAAGACCGGGCGGCGCGATCCCCGCATGGTTGTCGGATTCGCTTGCCGGCGAGACGCCCGTGGCGGCATTGCTCGTCATCCTCGCCGTCGTCCTCTGGAAACTCTATCTCGCTACGCCCCTTGGCCTTAGTCTCTACGCGGCGGGCGAAAATTCCGTCAGCGCGTACCGCGCCGGCGTACCCGTCGACGCGGCACGGATCGCCGCCTATGCCGTCAGCGGGCTGCTCTCGACTTGCGCGGGCCTCTTCGTCGCCGCACAAACAGGTTCGGGCGATCCGGTGATCGGCGAAGCATTCACGCTCAACTCGATTGCGGCGGCGGTCCTCGGCGGCGTCGGCTTTCTCGGCGGCCGCGGAGCGATGCGGGGCGCGGTTGCCGGCAGCCTTCTCCTCAGCGTCATGATCAACGTGATGTATTTCCTCGGCTTCCCGCCGGTCGCACATTACATCGCGCAAGGCCTGATCATCGTCGGCGCCGTCGCGCTGCCGGAATTTACGGCGCGTAGGAGCTCGTTATGA
- a CDS encoding IclR family transcriptional regulator, with amino-acid sequence MRTVGFAVKGAEVASQAAEDVGVGRRARGLDRSFAILDYLRELRRPARPNEIAVGVDAPKSTTYELVNLMLAAGILEYADKEGRVFLGRKLYFLGLAYQSQFDLTRECRSYLDELAETTRETSQLCMLDGDKYTVAMMREGARPFRISSDVGERIPIPWTASGRLLVSHMSDEQILSFIPKEDFVLSSGFRLDPSAFLADVHKAREDGFFSFDTLADNFTHCFAAPVFHRDGICAATLCLIAPREDAARNYARYRDVLSAAARSLSEKTDSSPISIVKAGVA; translated from the coding sequence ATGAGGACCGTGGGATTCGCGGTGAAGGGCGCTGAGGTGGCTTCGCAGGCAGCTGAGGACGTAGGCGTCGGCCGGCGCGCGAGGGGGCTCGATCGGTCCTTCGCGATTCTGGACTATCTGCGCGAATTGCGACGGCCGGCTCGACCAAACGAAATCGCGGTCGGCGTCGACGCCCCGAAATCGACGACGTACGAACTCGTCAATCTGATGCTGGCGGCCGGCATTCTCGAATATGCCGACAAGGAGGGCCGCGTTTTTCTTGGCCGCAAATTGTACTTCCTTGGCCTTGCCTATCAGTCGCAGTTCGACCTGACCCGCGAATGCCGGTCGTATCTCGACGAACTCGCCGAGACGACGCGCGAGACGTCTCAGTTGTGCATGCTCGACGGCGACAAATACACGGTTGCGATGATGCGCGAAGGCGCCAGGCCGTTTCGCATCAGCTCAGATGTCGGCGAGAGGATTCCGATTCCCTGGACCGCGTCGGGGCGCCTGCTGGTCTCGCACATGAGCGACGAGCAGATCCTCTCGTTTATTCCAAAGGAAGACTTCGTTCTGTCGAGCGGCTTCAGGCTGGACCCGAGTGCTTTTCTCGCGGATGTTCACAAGGCCCGGGAGGACGGGTTCTTCTCGTTCGACACGCTGGCCGACAATTTCACGCATTGCTTCGCGGCGCCGGTCTTCCACCGCGACGGGATTTGCGCAGCGACTCTCTGCTTGATCGCGCCCCGCGAAGACGCAGCGCGCAACTACGCGCGCTACCGCGACGTTCTCAGTGCCGCCGCGCGGAGCCTCTCCGAAAAGACCGATTCTTCGCCGATCTCAATCGTCAAGGCGGGCGTGGCGTAG
- a CDS encoding ABC transporter substrate-binding protein gives MMKSSLSAVSAICLGLFALIGTASEAAAAAKCMKGDRKPPFTIGWADIYSVPTWMKETQGTIEKEVDELKKQGLVSKLVVTDARGDANTQIQQIQSMIDSNVDAIILIAGSSSAPGRVIADACAKGIAVINFDSLVDTDQVTAKINTDSEQWGASAAKFLIDAIGGKGKILVLNGPAGISVSDDRRKGAEPVLKANPNVTILAETNTAYNVAPAQEAVTNLLFAHPDIEGILSLGGALSAGSVLAFDKQGRTQVPITGENARQFLELWKAKNLKAWATMQPNWLGAFATYVAVQALTGKDVPAFVKIPLPIIDNSNLDQYLAKAKDFPADGYIYSPYDQKLFDELLAQK, from the coding sequence ATGATGAAGTCGTCGTTGTCGGCGGTTAGCGCCATTTGCCTTGGCCTATTCGCCTTGATCGGAACGGCAAGCGAAGCCGCCGCCGCGGCCAAATGCATGAAGGGCGACCGCAAGCCGCCATTCACGATCGGTTGGGCCGATATCTATTCGGTGCCGACCTGGATGAAGGAGACGCAGGGGACGATCGAGAAAGAGGTCGACGAGCTCAAGAAGCAGGGCCTCGTCTCGAAACTCGTCGTCACTGATGCCCGAGGCGACGCCAACACCCAGATCCAGCAAATCCAGTCGATGATCGATTCCAATGTCGATGCGATCATCCTTATTGCCGGCTCGTCTTCCGCGCCGGGCCGTGTGATCGCCGACGCCTGTGCCAAGGGCATCGCCGTCATCAATTTCGACAGCCTCGTCGACACGGATCAGGTCACCGCCAAGATCAATACGGATTCGGAGCAGTGGGGCGCGAGCGCGGCGAAATTCCTCATCGACGCGATCGGCGGCAAGGGCAAGATCCTCGTGCTGAACGGCCCGGCCGGCATCTCCGTCAGCGATGACCGCCGCAAAGGCGCCGAGCCGGTGCTCAAGGCCAATCCCAATGTGACCATCCTCGCCGAGACGAACACCGCCTATAACGTCGCGCCGGCCCAGGAAGCGGTGACCAATCTTCTCTTCGCCCATCCCGATATCGAGGGAATCTTGTCGCTCGGCGGCGCTCTCTCGGCCGGCTCGGTTCTGGCCTTTGACAAACAAGGCCGCACACAAGTTCCAATCACGGGGGAGAACGCGCGCCAATTCCTCGAACTGTGGAAGGCAAAAAACCTCAAGGCCTGGGCGACGATGCAGCCAAATTGGCTTGGCGCTTTTGCGACCTACGTGGCTGTGCAGGCCTTGACCGGCAAGGATGTCCCGGCCTTCGTCAAGATTCCTCTGCCGATCATCGATAATTCGAACCTCGACCAGTATCTGGCCAAGGCGAAGGATTTCCCGGCTGACGGCTACATCTACTCCCCTTACGATCAGAAGCTCTTTGACGAGCTTCTGGCTCAAAAGTAG
- a CDS encoding ABC transporter permease, producing the protein MRPTETVRFPKFQGRALLMSRPFLTILIVAALWIAASFVKPGFGAFGHLRYLVELGAVVGLAAIGQTFVVIAGGIDLSVGAIITVSAVGVPLVSFAGDESGAFAAIITLAAATVIGALNGIGVAFLRAHPMIMTLAMATFLQGLLILLAGGSAVSAQSPLLEWLGSARPGGVPSGVLVWTVSSILSLLALHATPFGARIFALGANSLAATLSGVNVCSTTVAAYAISGLTAGMTGLLLLGMNGQGYVGIGDPYLLSSIAAVVLGGTSIIGGSGTYAGSIPGAILLVTITALITVVNASPGWRSILFGSLILALLLVSGRETRRR; encoded by the coding sequence ATGAGGCCAACAGAGACGGTCCGCTTTCCAAAGTTCCAGGGGCGCGCGCTGCTGATGAGCCGGCCTTTCCTGACGATTCTGATCGTCGCCGCCCTATGGATCGCAGCGTCCTTCGTGAAGCCCGGTTTCGGGGCCTTTGGCCATCTCCGCTATCTCGTCGAGCTAGGCGCCGTCGTCGGTCTCGCCGCTATTGGGCAGACGTTCGTCGTCATTGCAGGCGGCATCGACCTTTCCGTCGGCGCCATCATCACGGTCAGCGCAGTCGGCGTCCCTCTCGTCTCATTTGCCGGCGACGAGAGTGGTGCGTTCGCAGCTATTATTACCCTAGCCGCTGCGACCGTGATCGGGGCCCTCAACGGAATCGGTGTCGCTTTCTTGCGCGCCCATCCCATGATCATGACCTTGGCCATGGCGACCTTTCTGCAAGGTCTTTTGATCTTGCTTGCGGGCGGCAGCGCGGTTTCAGCACAGAGTCCATTGCTCGAGTGGCTCGGCTCCGCCCGACCGGGGGGCGTCCCTTCCGGCGTCCTGGTCTGGACCGTCTCGTCGATCCTTTCGCTTCTCGCGCTACACGCGACGCCGTTCGGCGCGCGCATCTTTGCGCTCGGCGCCAATTCGCTCGCAGCGACCCTCTCCGGCGTCAATGTCTGCTCGACGACCGTCGCCGCTTACGCGATCAGCGGCCTGACCGCCGGGATGACGGGTCTTCTCCTCCTTGGCATGAACGGGCAGGGTTACGTCGGGATCGGTGATCCATACCTTCTCTCGTCGATCGCAGCGGTCGTTCTGGGTGGCACCTCGATCATCGGCGGTTCGGGCACATACGCCGGCTCGATTCCCGGCGCCATTCTTCTCGTGACGATCACAGCGCTCATCACGGTGGTCAATGCCTCGCCGGGGTGGCGAAGCATCCTCTTCGGATCGCTCATCCTCGCTCTGCTCCTGGTCTCAGGTCGAGAGACGCGTCGAAGATGA
- a CDS encoding RidA family protein, with product MMKHYKVSPRMAQAVMYNGAVHIAGQVADNRKAGIEDQTRDVLAKIDALLAEAGTNKSRLVAVNVFLPHITDFEAMNRIYDAWVDPERPPARACVEARLADPDLRIEITAIAAL from the coding sequence ATGATGAAACACTACAAAGTCAGCCCACGGATGGCACAGGCGGTGATGTACAATGGCGCGGTTCATATCGCCGGCCAAGTCGCCGACAATCGCAAGGCCGGCATCGAGGATCAAACACGAGACGTTCTCGCCAAGATCGACGCTCTGCTGGCCGAAGCCGGAACCAACAAGTCCAGACTGGTTGCGGTGAACGTCTTCCTGCCGCATATCACCGATTTCGAAGCGATGAACCGCATCTATGACGCCTGGGTCGATCCGGAGAGGCCGCCGGCACGGGCCTGCGTCGAGGCACGGCTCGCCGACCCGGACTTGCGCATCGAGATAACCGCCATCGCGGCGCTGTAG
- a CDS encoding sugar ABC transporter ATP-binding protein, protein MTPAPTLAARGVSKSFFGNAVLRDVSIALQPGRIHALLGENGAGKSTLINILSGALLPDEGVVEIDGRSFRGLNPHDAHRAGVAVVQQELGLTSQLSIAENIGLGALPRRYGLIDYRCLARRARAAMDLVGLDEDLATPVGDLPLGRRQMVEIAKALFREPRVLILDEPTSSLSAHEVETLTGLLDRLCAKGVAILYISHRLNEIMRLCQHVTVLKDGVVTADRSIEGVEAADLVRLMVGRDTGHLFPAWTPTAERDPIVSVSGLSAGVLRNIDISIRRGEVLGVGGLVGQGQEDLLLSLYGALPASALTADFNGRPTLPSSVRKANALGLAYVPADRKREGLHLIHSIGWNLMLPSFARAFGLSLRDRSKERALASALADRFTIKGDLTRQVQALSGGNQQKVALAKWTPAEPQVLLLNDPTRGVDVETKREIYALLRRLAGEGKAIVLSSSDTPELVHLCDRVAVMREGRIVATIEREALSEEAIVAASMGANLMRTAA, encoded by the coding sequence ATGACGCCTGCTCCGACCCTTGCCGCACGTGGCGTGTCGAAGTCGTTCTTCGGGAATGCCGTGCTCCGCGACGTGTCCATCGCGCTTCAGCCGGGCCGGATTCACGCGCTGCTCGGCGAGAACGGAGCGGGCAAGTCGACGCTGATCAATATCCTGTCGGGGGCACTGCTCCCCGACGAGGGTGTCGTGGAAATCGACGGCCGCTCGTTTCGCGGGCTCAATCCCCACGATGCGCATCGTGCGGGCGTCGCGGTGGTTCAACAGGAGCTCGGCCTCACCAGCCAGCTCTCCATCGCCGAGAACATCGGCCTTGGCGCGCTGCCGCGCCGCTATGGACTGATAGACTATCGCTGCCTCGCCAGGCGCGCGCGAGCGGCGATGGACCTCGTCGGACTCGACGAGGATTTGGCGACCCCGGTTGGCGATCTGCCGCTTGGCCGGCGCCAGATGGTCGAGATCGCCAAGGCGTTGTTTCGAGAGCCGCGCGTTCTCATTCTCGATGAGCCGACATCGTCCTTGTCCGCGCACGAGGTCGAGACGCTGACGGGCTTGCTCGACCGCCTCTGCGCGAAGGGCGTCGCCATTCTCTACATCTCGCATCGGCTCAACGAAATCATGCGGTTGTGCCAACACGTCACCGTCCTCAAGGACGGCGTCGTAACTGCGGACCGGTCGATCGAGGGCGTCGAGGCCGCTGATCTGGTACGGCTGATGGTCGGTCGCGACACCGGCCACCTCTTCCCCGCCTGGACACCGACGGCAGAGCGCGATCCGATCGTGTCTGTCTCGGGTCTTTCCGCCGGCGTCTTGCGCAACATCGATATTTCGATCCGGCGCGGCGAAGTTCTCGGCGTCGGCGGATTGGTCGGGCAAGGACAAGAGGATTTGCTCCTCAGCCTCTATGGCGCCCTGCCCGCCTCCGCGCTGACCGCAGACTTCAATGGCCGGCCGACCCTTCCCTCGTCGGTTCGCAAGGCTAACGCGCTGGGCCTCGCCTATGTGCCGGCTGATCGCAAACGCGAAGGTCTTCATCTCATTCACAGCATCGGCTGGAACCTCATGCTGCCAAGCTTCGCGCGCGCATTTGGGCTGTCGTTGCGCGATCGATCGAAAGAGCGCGCGCTCGCCAGCGCGCTCGCCGACCGCTTCACGATCAAAGGCGATCTCACGCGGCAAGTGCAGGCATTGTCCGGCGGCAACCAGCAGAAAGTGGCGCTGGCGAAATGGACGCCAGCCGAGCCTCAAGTTCTGTTGCTGAACGACCCGACGCGGGGTGTGGACGTCGAAACAAAGCGCGAAATCTACGCGCTGCTGCGCCGTCTGGCCGGCGAAGGCAAGGCGATCGTTCTTTCAAGCTCCGATACGCCCGAGCTCGTTCATCTTTGCGACCGTGTCGCCGTGATGCGCGAGGGGCGGATCGTCGCCACCATTGAACGCGAGGCCCTGAGTGAAGAGGCCATCGTGGCCGCCTCGATGGGCGCAAACCTCATGAGGACGGCGGCATGA